In the Elusimicrobiota bacterium genome, CGACCTCCCCGCGCACGGCCAGGGGGATCGCGATCTCGTAGAGCGGCTGGCCCGGGACGGCCCGGACCTTCGGGGTCTTCGAGAGGTAGGCCTGCTCGACGGAATCGGTGGGCAGCGGGATGGCCTTGGTGAACTCGTCGAAAGGCTTGCCGATGTAGTTGGGGTCCTTGAACCAGCGCACCTCGCCGTAGCGGTTGAAGTAGACGAGCGCCGCGACGCGCTCGTCCTTGGCGATGCCCTCGCTGACGATCTGGTACTCCTCCATCTTGATCGAGCTCTGGCGCTCGCTCAAGCCGCGGATGAGCTGATAGGCCTGCGCTTTGACCAGGTCGATGGCCTCCTGCTTGAGCTTCTCGTCGAAAGTCCACTTGAACAGGTTGTAGTAGAAGATGCCGCCGAGGCACATGACGTAGATGCCGATGGAGAGGTACCAGAGGAACCACTTGGTCGCGAGCTTCATTTCCCTTGCCCCGACGGATAGAGCCCGTCGATGCGGCTCAGGCCCGCGGCGCAGTCCGCGTTCTCCGGCGCGGCGTCGACGCAGGCCTTCCACTCGTCGCGGGCCTTGGCGTAGTCGCCGCGCTGGTAGGCGAGGAGCCCGTCGTTCCAGTGCTGCGCCGCGGTCCGGTCGTCGGCCGGGGCCGGCGCAGGCGCGGGCGTGAAGGCCGGAGCGGCGGCCGCCGGCTTCTCCGCCGCGGGCGGGCCGTCGAGCGAGCCGTCGTGGATGACGCGCGAGCCGACGCGCAGGCCGACGACGAGGGCGACCGCCGTGAGGACGGCGAAGCCGGCGGTGGCGTACCAGATCCCCCTGGGCAGGCTCCCCTCCCCGCTCACGGTCCGCCTCCGTAGGTCTGGTCGATGCGCTGCAGGCCCGCCGAGCAGTCGGAGTTGGAGGGATCGAACTGGGTGCAGAGGCGCCATTCGTCGCGCGCCTTCGTGTAGTCGCCCTTCTGGTAGGAGACGAGCCCCTGGTTCCAGTGCTTGATGGCGGTCTTCTTGTTCTCCTCGTTGCTCGGCGCGGGCGCCGCGGTCTTGGCGGCCTCGTCGGCGGAGGGTTCGGCGCTGAGCTTCTTCTTCGAGGCCTCCTCCTCCTCGCGGCGCTTGGCGTCCTCCTCCTCCTCCTTGCGGCGGCGCTCCTCGTCGGCGGCGGCGCGCTTGGCGTCCTCGGCCTTGCGTTTGCGGAGGTCGGCGTCCTTCTGCATCTGCTCCTTGGCCCGGGCGATGAGGAGGTTGGCGCGGCGCGGGTCGTAGCCGTAGTCGACGGCCTTGTTCCAGGACTCCACGGCCTTCTTGTACTGCTTGTCCTTGTAGCTCTCGCGGCCCTCGGCCACGTGCTGGTTGGCGATCTCGAGCTTGATCTCGCCGATGAGCTTCTGGGCCTTGGCCTCGCCGGGCTCGATCTGGAGCACCTCGTCGAGGAGCTTGAGCGCGCCCTCGCTCTGCCCCTGCCCGTAGAGGCCGAGCGCCTGCTGGAGCTTGTCGTTGGCTTCCTGCCGCCGCAGCTCCGACTCGACGCGGGAGATGGTGGCCACGAGGCGCGGGTACTTGGGATTGAGGACGAGCGCCGAGTACCACTGGTCGAGGGCCTCGCGCATGCGGTGGAGCTGATAGGCCTTCTGCCCCCGCCGGAAGTGCTCGTCGGCCAGCTCGCTGCGCGTCTTGCGCAGCCAATAGCGGGCCTTGAGGTTGCCGGGGGCGAGCTTCACGGCCTCCTCCCAGCGCTGGGAGGCCTCGACGAGCCGGCCCTGCCGGTAGAGGGCCATGCCCTCCTCGAAGCGGTCCTCGACGAGGCGCCGCTCGGAGAGCCGGGCTTTGGGAGCTCCGTCGAGCTCGATGGAGGCCCGGTGGAGTATGGCCGCGTCCTGGAAGGCCGGGTCCATCGCGAGGATCTTCGCGGTGAGCTCGCGCGAGCCGTCGAAATCGCCCTGCCGGTAGAGCTCGTAGGCGTTCTCGTAGACGGTGCGCAGCAGCCGGTGCATCATCCGCGACTTCTCGAGCTGGATCGTGTAGAGGTACTTCTTCTTCGCCTCGTTGGTGCTGAGCGTCCCGAGCTGGGTCTTGGAGAAGTCGAGGAAGAGCCCCTCGACGGTGGGCGCGGCGGCCTCGTCCTTCTTGGCCTGGGTCGGCGCGGCGAGGACCAGCGCGCAGAGCGCGGCCGCGGCGAACGTCCTCGAGAGCCTCCTCGTTTCGGGCGCCATGTCTTCTCTCGCTAGAAGCCGAGCCCTCCCTTCTGGAAGATGCTCATCGCCATCGGGGCGAGCATGAGGATGAACACCGTCGGGAAGATGAAGAGGAAGATCGGGATGAGCATCTTCGTCGACGCCTGCGCCGCGGCCTTCTCGGCGGCGTTGAGGCGCCGGAAGCGCATGTCCGCGGAGAAGTTGCGCAGCAGGTCGACGAGACTGGTGCCGAGCTCGTCGGACTGGATGATGAGGCCGACGAAGCTGCGCACGTCCTGCAGGCCGGTGCGCATGGCCAGACGCCGCAGCGCGTCGCGCCGCGAGTAGCCCAGCGAGACCTCGTTGATGGTCTTCTCGATCTCCTGTTCCAGTTCGGTCTTCCTCGTCGCCGCGGCGATGATGCGGTCGAAGGCGCTCATGTAGTCGAGGCCCGACTCGATGGTGAGAGCCGCGAGGTCGACGAGCGCGGGGAAGCTGCGGATGATCTGGCGCTGGCGCTCCTGGATCTGGCCCTTGAAGAACATCTCGGGCAGGAAGAAGGCGGCCGGTCCGACGATGACCGCGAGGACGACGCTCTCGGTCATGAAGTAGATGAAGCCCGTCGTCACCACCGCGCAAAGCTCCTTGTAGTGGAGGATCTGGAGCGGGTTGGGCTTCTCGGGCTTGCCCATGAGCATGTGCATCGTCTCCAGACGCGGCCCGAAGCGGGCCTGATGGACGAGGAAGAAGTCGATGCGCTCCAGGAGGCTGCCGTGCGGGTTGAGGTTCTCGAAGGGAGAGACCTCGCCCTGCTGCTTGCCGGCGATGCGCGCCAGCGAGCTCGGCTCCTCGACGGGCGGCGCGAAGATCCGCTGCACGAGCGTGAACACGGCCATGGAGCCGAGGAAGCCGATGACGAGGAGCGCGATCTGGTTCAGGTCCATGCCCTATACCTGGATGTCCGCCAG is a window encoding:
- a CDS encoding type II secretion system F family protein, whose translation is MDLNQIALLVIGFLGSMAVFTLVQRIFAPPVEEPSSLARIAGKQQGEVSPFENLNPHGSLLERIDFFLVHQARFGPRLETMHMLMGKPEKPNPLQILHYKELCAVVTTGFIYFMTESVVLAVIVGPAAFFLPEMFFKGQIQERQRQIIRSFPALVDLAALTIESGLDYMSAFDRIIAAATRKTELEQEIEKTINEVSLGYSRRDALRRLAMRTGLQDVRSFVGLIIQSDELGTSLVDLLRNFSADMRFRRLNAAEKAAAQASTKMLIPIFLFIFPTVFILMLAPMAMSIFQKGGLGF